The Puniceicoccus vermicola region CGGTGAGATCCGACTGGGAGTTCGGAGGTGGCGTTGTCCTCGAGGGTGACCTCCTGGCCATCGATGGCGACCAGGGCGATGTTCAAGGCGCTCGTGATGGTGACCGTCGATGCCTTGGGTAGCGTAAAGTCGGCTACGACAGGGATGAAGCTTGGCTTGCGGCTAAAGGGCTTCGCGAACTGGCGCCAGGCGGGCTTAGTGCTGGAGATGGTGACCCGGTCGCGGGCAAAGCGGGTGCGCTGCTCGCTGTCACTGATGCGCCAGTTGGCTCCGGGCGTGTTACCGATGGCGGTGAGGGCTGCGTCCGGGGCACTGAAAGGCACCAGTTGCTGTAGGTCGATGCTGTCGAGCGTAAAGGGGCCTGCTGAGGCGAAGGCATCGCGCACGCAGTTTTGGGCCGTGGTGTCGGCCTCGCCGCGGTAGACGGCGTAGAGGCGGCAGGCTTCCCCGCCTTGGGTGAAGTCCAGCTGCGCTACGGCAAACTCGGCCCCGTCGGTCATGATCGGCTCGTGGCTGTCCAGTTCGGCGGAAAAGGTTTTGGAGATGCTTTCGTTAGGCTTGAGGTCGAGCTTACCGGCGTAATAGACGCCCTGCGCATAGGCTGGGGGAAGGCGTAGAATGATGCTGCCGTTACGGAGTTCCGTCTTGCTGTCGTTGGTTACCTGAAGGATCCATTCGCCCTTTTGGGTGGGCTTCAGCTCCACTTTGATGCCGGGAAACTCGCTCGCGGTGTGCGGGGTGTCGGCAAAGCCCGGGCCGCAAGACAGCCAGTCAATCTTGCTGGTGGTCGGCTCGTATGCGGGGTAGGGCAGGTTGAGCAGCCAGGTGTCGGGCTGCTGGCCAGGGGTGACGCTCAGAGTCTGGCTCGATAGCGCCTGACTGCCGGGCACCTGACTATTGAGGGTGATCTTGCCTGGCTTCGGGCCGGTTAATACCAGAGTGAGTGGCACGGCTGCTCCGGCGATCGAGGCGCGCGGGCGGGTCACGGTGTAGGCATCCGTCTGCCCGGTAACGGGTTCGATGCTCGTGTGCAGGGCCTGAAAGCGGTAGGCGCTGATGTTGGTCTGGTTCTCATACCAGAAGTCGTCCCGGCCCATATACTCGGCCAGCAGTGACTTGAACTTCTCCAGCTCGGCTGCGGGCTGCCAGGGATGCACGCCAACGCTGATGACCGGTGTGTGCGTTTGGGCGGCTGATGGATTGGAAAGCACCTTGTCCATCTGTCTGCGGAAAGAGCCAGCATTGATCTTGCGGTCGCCGGGTTTGACCTCAATCACCGTCGAGGCATAGCCCTCGGGCATATGCGGGTTACTCCGGATGAACCGATCATAGACGCTACTGTGGAAGCCACTGTTCAGCCAAGCCCGGGTGATCCGCTTCAGCGCGGCGGGGTCCGACCGCTCCTGAAAGCGGCCAAAGGGGAAGGCGAAAGAGTTGAGCGTGGTGTCGGTTTCGCTTTCCCGTTCGATGCGGTTAAAGAGGATTTCGTCAAAGACCGTGTTGGCGTTGGCCGTAGTCAGGTAAAGGTGGTTGGTGGTGTGCCCGCCGACACTGGTGCCAGAGGTGCTGAGCTGCTGGGCAAAGGCTGCCGCAGTGTCCTCGCGCGACCCGTTGAGGTAAAAGGACCCCTTCAAACCGATTTCGGCCATGGCGGCCTGCATGTTGAGCGCATTGAGGTTGTTGTCGTCCCAGCGGGTGGTGAAGGCCCAGGTCTTGTTGTCGTAGACCGGAGCGATCTCGATTTTGACGGGAGCGCCCGAGATGATCAGGTTCTCTGTTACGGTCGGGTAGGGCAGGGAAGGCTTCTGATTGTTCTCGGCCGCGGTGGATCCGGTCGCGCCAAGGGCGCAGAGTGTCAGCATGGCAAGTGTGGTCGGGATTTTGGGCATGGCGTGGGGCGTTTCATCAGTCGGGTTCTTAATGGGAAATTCAACTGAGTTGTTTGCGGATGAAATGGATGATATCTATAGATGGGATTTTTATCTTATTCCTACTGTATAAGCAACCGGTCTACCGGGTAACCAGTTCAGAGCGGATGTAGTCGAAGCTCTTTCTTAGCGAATCAAAGGGATCTCCGGGGCAGTGGTCTTGCTCGACAATAAACCATTCGCATCCAGCCGTCTCGGCAGCTGCGATAATCGCTTTGAAGTCTAAATTACCCGCTCCGATTTCCATCATTCCTATTTGGTTCTTCTGGAGGACGCCAATGTCTTTTAGGTGCAATAGCGGTAGGCGACCTTTCAGTTTCTGGCTCCAGTCAAGCATGCAGCAGCCCGCGGCATGAATCCAGTAAGTGTCCAATTCTGCCATAAGGTTGGCAGGGTCCGTCTTCTCGTAAATATGCTCTAGGACGGTTTTATCCTGAAGGTGAATCAACTCGATCGCATGATTGTGGTAGGTGAGTATTTGGCCTGCCTTGCGGAAAACGCTACCTGCATGGTCTAACTTTTTTGCTAGGTTTTCAATTTCAGCGAGGTTGGTTAAATCGATATCACCTGGATGTGGGAATGCCGTGTATTTGCAGTTGAGTCGCTGTAGGACTTCAACCGAGGCTTCCGGGTTCTCTACAATTGTTTTAGACGGTTCGTGCGTCGCGCAGATTGTTAGGCCAGCGTCCTTACAGGCTTCGAGGATGGCAGAGGGTTTCATTTCCTCGATCGGTGGACGTGTGCTGATTTGAACTGCCCGATACCCGATCTCAGCGAGTTTGAACATGCTTTTCCTGAAATCGCTCTCAGTTTGGCAATGATCGCGTATGGTGTAGGTGATGGCGGCAACTTGTTCGAGTTTCATGGTGATTTATAAAAAGTATAGGGTGGTGGATCTTGTTCGCGGAATTCGTGGGTATTCGACAGAAACAGTTTTAATTATAGCATGCGGCTTTACTATGGAGAGAAATACTATTGCCGGTCGTTCATGCGGGGGAGGTGTTTGACTTGTAGCTTTCGAGCCAGGTTTGGATCGAAGGCCAGGTGATTTGCAGGCTGGCCTCCGGGCTGGGGTGGCTGCCGTCTGGGACGAACTTCTGAAATGTCTCTGGATCTTCTGTTTTGAGTTTTACCCAGATGCTGGTGTGATCGATGAGCTGTAGTCCGTGCTTCTCTGCGATACGATGATATTGCTGGTAGTATTTTAAGAGTTGTGGTCTAACGGATGCGCTTCGGTTTTCGTTTGGCGCGTCCCAGCCAACGTTCATCGTTTGCAAGACGATCGTCATTTCAGGATTCTGCGCTCGTAGCTCTTGCAGTATTTTCTCCAAGTTCCCTTCAGATTCTTCCAGGGAAAGGTCGAACTTCTCATGAGCGTCGTTGTAAGCGAACTCGATGAAGACTAAGTCGGGTTTGTGATCCAGAACTCGTGATTGCAAATGTTCCAGTGCCCATGCCGAGTTCTTACCTGAGCCAGATGTGTTCCGCACAGTGACTAGATCCGGGTAGTGAGTTTCAAACCAAGAGCTAAACGCCTTGGTCCATTCACCATGTTCAGTCAGGCTGCAGCCATAGAGGACAACTGATTGAGGTCGTCTGGCCTGTAAGTTGCGGTATGCTTGTGTGGACGAAAACCCTCCACGATCTGAATCGTTTTCAATCATCGACCACATTTCTGAGATTGTCATACTAACTGAAACTGCGCTGGTCGACCTGCATACTTCAGGAGGCTGTGGGTAGTGATGTCCTGAAGTTGCTGATCCAGGTCGGATTATTTTACGGATACTAGGTCCAAGGCTGTATGGTGGCGAGCAGGTCTTCCAGTTTGCCTTCTGCCAATGCGACAACTGTGTCGGCTGCGCCGTAATACATCTTTACGGTGTTGTCGTCTTCAAGGATGAAGCCGCCTGGGAATATCACTGAACCCCGGAAGCCTTCCAGTTCGTAGGGGGCTTCGGACTTGAGTAGTGGTTCCTTTGACATGCCGATAATTTTGGAAGGATTCTCCAGGTCGAGGAGCATGAGCCCAGCTACATACTCTTTATACCATTCGCCATGGTGCGCCCAGGTTCCGAGGTTGCGATCCGGATTATGGGTGACCGCGTGGAAGGTTGTGAGCCATCCTTTCTCCGTTTTGATTGGGGGTGCGCCGGGACCGATTTTCGCGTTTCCGCATTCGGCTTCCTCCGCCCCAAGTAACAGCTTGTGGTTACCCCAGTGGTAGCCATCGGGAGATTCGCTGATCCAAATATCAAAAGATTCTTTTGTTCTAAAGTAGAGTGGGAAAGGGCGGTCTAGGCGCACTATTTTCCCATTAACGCGTTCGGGGAAAAGCACCATGTTACGGTTTTCCGGAAGAGAGATATGCAGAAGCGTCCAGTTTCGGAAGTCTGTGCTGCGAGCCACTCCGCCTCGGATGCCATGGGCGGTGTCGAGTGCAAAGCAGAGGTAAATCTCACCATCGATGACGGTAATGCGGGGGTCATATATTCGGACGAGTTCTTCGTCGCCGAAGCGTGCGGCATACTCGCCTTTCAGCCATGATCGCATTTTGTCCTGATCAAAGACCGGCTCTTCGTCGACCGTCCAAGTGTAGCCATCGTCACTGCTAGCGAGGCCTATACGAGTCATACGGGCATTCGGCTTCTCTTTACTGCCGCTATCCGTGCGGAAGAGCATTTTGTATTTCCCCTCCCATTTACAGACGCCGGCATTGAAGACGGACATGCAATCCCAGGGGATGTCATCTTCGCTGAGAATCGGGTTATTGGTGATACGTTTTAGGGGTTTGGTGTCGACTGTTGTCATGA contains the following coding sequences:
- a CDS encoding polysaccharide deacetylase family protein, yielding MPKIPTTLAMLTLCALGATGSTAAENNQKPSLPYPTVTENLIISGAPVKIEIAPVYDNKTWAFTTRWDDNNLNALNMQAAMAEIGLKGSFYLNGSREDTAAAFAQQLSTSGTSVGGHTTNHLYLTTANANTVFDEILFNRIERESETDTTLNSFAFPFGRFQERSDPAALKRITRAWLNSGFHSSVYDRFIRSNPHMPEGYASTVIEVKPGDRKINAGSFRRQMDKVLSNPSAAQTHTPVISVGVHPWQPAAELEKFKSLLAEYMGRDDFWYENQTNISAYRFQALHTSIEPVTGQTDAYTVTRPRASIAGAAVPLTLVLTGPKPGKITLNSQVPGSQALSSQTLSVTPGQQPDTWLLNLPYPAYEPTTSKIDWLSCGPGFADTPHTASEFPGIKVELKPTQKGEWILQVTNDSKTELRNGSIILRLPPAYAQGVYYAGKLDLKPNESISKTFSAELDSHEPIMTDGAEFAVAQLDFTQGGEACRLYAVYRGEADTTAQNCVRDAFASAGPFTLDSIDLQQLVPFSAPDAALTAIGNTPGANWRISDSEQRTRFARDRVTISSTKPAWRQFAKPFSRKPSFIPVVADFTLPKASTVTITSALNIALVAIDGQEVTLEDNATSELPVGSHRLLLVFNTGKMIPFWCDYPQELKVLADGKPVSWLPAPKTE
- a CDS encoding sugar phosphate isomerase/epimerase family protein, with the translated sequence MKLEQVAAITYTIRDHCQTESDFRKSMFKLAEIGYRAVQISTRPPIEEMKPSAILEACKDAGLTICATHEPSKTIVENPEASVEVLQRLNCKYTAFPHPGDIDLTNLAEIENLAKKLDHAGSVFRKAGQILTYHNHAIELIHLQDKTVLEHIYEKTDPANLMAELDTYWIHAAGCCMLDWSQKLKGRLPLLHLKDIGVLQKNQIGMMEIGAGNLDFKAIIAAAETAGCEWFIVEQDHCPGDPFDSLRKSFDYIRSELVTR
- a CDS encoding SGNH/GDSL hydrolase family protein; the protein is MIENDSDRGGFSSTQAYRNLQARRPQSVVLYGCSLTEHGEWTKAFSSWFETHYPDLVTVRNTSGSGKNSAWALEHLQSRVLDHKPDLVFIEFAYNDAHEKFDLSLEESEGNLEKILQELRAQNPEMTIVLQTMNVGWDAPNENRSASVRPQLLKYYQQYHRIAEKHGLQLIDHTSIWVKLKTEDPETFQKFVPDGSHPSPEASLQITWPSIQTWLESYKSNTSPA
- a CDS encoding glycoside hydrolase family 130 protein, with the protein product MTTVDTKPLKRITNNPILSEDDIPWDCMSVFNAGVCKWEGKYKMLFRTDSGSKEKPNARMTRIGLASSDDGYTWTVDEEPVFDQDKMRSWLKGEYAARFGDEELVRIYDPRITVIDGEIYLCFALDTAHGIRGGVARSTDFRNWTLLHISLPENRNMVLFPERVNGKIVRLDRPFPLYFRTKESFDIWISESPDGYHWGNHKLLLGAEEAECGNAKIGPGAPPIKTEKGWLTTFHAVTHNPDRNLGTWAHHGEWYKEYVAGLMLLDLENPSKIIGMSKEPLLKSEAPYELEGFRGSVIFPGGFILEDDNTVKMYYGAADTVVALAEGKLEDLLATIQPWT